One Gloeobacter morelensis MG652769 DNA window includes the following coding sequences:
- a CDS encoding VOC family protein encodes MKDTQTSKAQPDDFDTAVRAVHIELGTADLVRSQAFYERLLNGRAQVGSEAGYVLFAVYGLELLLLKGRVLPVRFGWKIADEQALEALAERFCTQGIAFERREFVHAALAAREVALNLHDPDGHRCSFYCLIPEGSV; translated from the coding sequence GTGAAAGACACACAGACATCCAAAGCACAGCCAGACGATTTTGACACGGCTGTCCGGGCGGTTCATATCGAGCTGGGCACTGCGGATCTGGTGCGCTCCCAGGCGTTTTATGAGCGGCTGCTCAATGGGCGGGCGCAGGTGGGAAGCGAAGCCGGGTACGTCCTGTTTGCCGTTTATGGCCTGGAATTGTTGCTTTTGAAGGGGCGAGTTTTGCCGGTGCGCTTTGGCTGGAAGATCGCGGACGAACAGGCTCTGGAGGCGTTGGCGGAGCGTTTCTGCACCCAGGGGATCGCTTTTGAGCGCCGTGAATTTGTTCATGCGGCTCTGGCGGCGCGGGAAGTTGCCCTCAACTTGCACGATCCCGACGGGCACCGCTGCTCGTTTTATTGCCTGATCCCCGAGGGGAGCGTTTAG
- a CDS encoding GNAT family N-acetyltransferase — translation MSFTVAPVRWQDHQQALYYVRRVVFIEEQNVPPEIEIDEWDTLSVHALACDAEGRPIGCGRLLPDGHLGRMAVLAAWRGRGVGKALLECLLSLAQDTGMETVELSAQVHAQPFYEKFGFKAFGEIYDEAGIPHRAMRRVLPQDTRRPQQISTQEPRT, via the coding sequence GTGTCTTTCACCGTCGCTCCCGTCCGCTGGCAGGACCACCAGCAAGCACTCTACTACGTGCGCCGGGTGGTCTTTATCGAAGAGCAAAACGTTCCGCCTGAGATCGAAATCGACGAGTGGGATACTCTGAGCGTCCACGCCCTGGCCTGCGACGCCGAAGGAAGGCCCATCGGCTGCGGCCGACTCCTCCCGGACGGGCACCTTGGACGGATGGCGGTGCTTGCCGCCTGGCGCGGCCGGGGGGTGGGAAAGGCTCTACTCGAGTGCCTGCTTTCCCTGGCACAGGACACGGGCATGGAAACCGTCGAACTGAGCGCCCAAGTGCACGCCCAGCCCTTCTACGAAAAATTCGGCTTCAAAGCTTTTGGCGAAATCTACGACGAGGCAGGCATCCCGCACCGGGCGATGCGGCGGGTGCTGCCGCAGGATACTCGCCGCCCTCAGCAGATCTCAACGCAGGAGCCGAGGACCTGA
- a CDS encoding metal-binding protein: MPLGRTHDRITWWSVPAAGAAVWLVSGTFEAAVSAACAYLFAGLMFGGDLDTHSVQYRRWGLLRWLWLPYRRIAPHRSLFSHGPLIGTLGRLLYLAIVTVSLGVPAAPVFEWLTGASLDWQGAWQMLSLWCGANTSTVVWGLVGLELGAMSHSLSDWTGSAWKRLVRRRRRRRVQISGPRLLR, from the coding sequence ATGCCCCTGGGCCGCACCCACGACCGGATCACCTGGTGGAGCGTACCTGCCGCCGGTGCCGCCGTCTGGTTGGTGAGCGGTACCTTCGAGGCCGCCGTGAGCGCGGCGTGCGCCTATCTGTTCGCGGGGTTGATGTTCGGGGGCGACCTGGATACCCACTCCGTCCAGTACCGCCGCTGGGGGTTGCTGCGCTGGCTCTGGCTGCCCTATCGGCGTATTGCCCCGCACCGCTCGCTTTTTTCCCACGGGCCGCTGATAGGCACCCTGGGCAGGCTCCTGTATCTGGCGATCGTGACAGTCAGTTTGGGGGTGCCGGCAGCCCCGGTGTTCGAGTGGCTGACGGGGGCGAGCCTCGATTGGCAGGGAGCCTGGCAGATGCTGTCGCTGTGGTGTGGCGCCAACACTTCCACGGTGGTTTGGGGGCTGGTGGGTTTGGAGTTGGGGGCGATGAGCCATAGCCTCAGCGATTGGACGGGCAGCGCCTGGAAGCGGCTGGTTCGTCGCCGCAGGCGCCGCCGAGTGCAGATATCAGGTCCTCGGCTCCTGCGTTGA
- a CDS encoding nucleoside 2-deoxyribosyltransferase — MSGLDSYRFYVAGPLFNAYEQAYQAELAARLAPLGRVFLPQAQIPADAGAEEVFARCVAGIDASAVVVANLSGADADSGTAFEVGYAYARSKPVYALRSEMAYGYPDRARYPNLMLRGAARQLLASIDELVAKFEADYPHGG, encoded by the coding sequence ACGTGGCAGGACCGCTCTTTAACGCCTACGAGCAGGCCTACCAGGCCGAACTGGCCGCAAGACTCGCCCCCCTGGGGCGGGTCTTTTTGCCGCAGGCGCAAATTCCCGCCGACGCCGGGGCAGAGGAAGTCTTCGCGCGCTGTGTGGCGGGCATCGATGCCAGCGCCGTTGTGGTGGCCAATCTTTCGGGAGCCGACGCCGACTCGGGAACGGCCTTCGAGGTGGGCTACGCCTACGCCCGCTCCAAACCTGTCTACGCCCTGCGCAGCGAGATGGCCTACGGTTATCCCGACCGGGCGCGCTACCCAAATCTGATGCTGCGGGGGGCTGCCCGGCAGTTGCTGGCAAGCATCGACGAGCTGGTGGCGAAGTTTGAGGCTGACTATCCGCACGGGGGCTGA